attaaaatgccccttgtgggtcaaatcccatattatgggcttcgccttgaCCGCACTAATTAGCTTGACTTTACTTCGCgggccgaaaatttttcggtccgacaatttttttctttcaattttcgcTCCATGTTTTAGCTATCAAAAGAAATcaaatgaattctttttacaccccaaaatcagctgtttatttttcttgatccggcaacgccattcaattcgatagccataattttcgtcgtcagagtaccggAAAAATCTAgtaggcaaaaatttcttcttcttccttttttcacaccgtttttttttatatggagtttgcaGCTGTCACGTTGttacagcggattttcgtcgtcagagtactaggattaaagtttaaaggtAAGGATAatcaacaaaacaatttttttgcatacttttgcgTTTGAgaacaaccaaaaaaacaacCGAAGCACCCCGACTTCCATACTACCGATTCTGTAGGGCAGTGGTGGGCACGAAATCTAACGGTCGGAGCCGCAGCTCggccaaaaaacaaattacaacaacaaccaccaccctCGCGATGGTTGTTGTCGCGTTGTGCGCAAACGGACCCttaataattgttgttgcaaactCGGGACCGAGGGGTCGGGCCCGCTACTTGCCTCGGAATTTGtgtagcattgtttttgtaaatcttcacGGCTCACTGACCGCGCGACTCGATCGTCTGGCCCGATTTGCTGGCGCCAAAAATTACGAATAACGGGGGGAGCCTTGAGAGCCCGAGGAGCCATGGGCTTGCCCACCCCTGCTGTAGGGTGAAAAAAGAAACAGTCTTTAACTCCACTAGCAAGCCCGGCATGTTTTATGTTTCATTTCGTTTTGTTATTAAAAGATCGAgacaacatttttattatacccttgcagagggtattataattttgtccaaaagtgtgcaacgcagtgaaggaggcaTCTCCGACACAATAGAgtatatataaattaagatGATTTAGTTTATGTTTCTTAATAGGTTTTATTTATTCGGTCCGCTGTCTAGCGTGCCCgattaattatataataattatccACGTGGGTTTGTGAGTTGAGATTTTATTGATGACCGGTGACGACCGGTGCATGTGATCTCCAAATATCGACTGACCGTACAGAAAATGTTCTTATCTCTAATGCAAAATCTATTAACGAAAACAAAGTACCGAAATGTTCTTAATAAGAACTTCTTATCTCTAAAGCTCGCCTTACTACTACCCAAGTTCATTGCGGTCGGGTCTTACGACTATATGTTCAAAtatgttatattattatatatcagattttaacttaaatttgcaGCCGGGTGATTGTGTTAACTCCTCCCTTTCTAAGTCGAAGGCTGTCCACAGACTTATTAAAATTGACTGCGAGGACTTGAACGACAATCTAATTTGAAACTGTTTCTCTGGATAGCATTGGTGACGAACTTTGACTTCTTCTTCGCCGATTAATCCCGTACTGGTATTGCGTctagccatgaaaaaaatggtAATCCTTGGGTTTCGGTTTCATCGCTGACTTCCGGAGTTGCAGGTGAGAGGCAAGGTCCTGGAGATAGTCGTATCGAAGTCAACACCCTCCTTATTGCAACTGTCTTTATGCCTATGATCAGGTGCCATTGTCGGTTTTACTGCATGACTTTAAAAGGTTTTGGATTACGATTTCTACACCGCTGGAGTGTAGTTTTGTGAGCATCTTGCATAAAACAGCTAATAGCAGTAGGTATTCGTTGCGACGTTGCAGCATTTAAGCGTAAGAACCTTGTTGTCGCATCTTGCCGCGTCTGTGGCGATTTTTAAGTTGATAGATTGAAGATCcttcttaaatattatttatttaaagctttaaatactaattaaattaaaaattataataacgaaaatatgaaagccatttatattaaatttgtttttgcggTCTTAGTAGAACGCTAATTGAATGAATAAATTTGTTACAAAAATCTCTGGTTTCGTAATCTTTAAATTTGTGAAATCATTGGTGTGTAGCATTTCTCTTTAGCTATGCTAAAGAGGATGAcgcaaaaagaaataatatcaAGGTgtagtttaatttatttatagtaAGATTTGTCAAATGTTTAATTGATAAACGTTTGCCAATCTTGTTACCAGTATTTAATCTGCATTCGTGAAATTCGTGAATCTGCATTGAAGAAAGCAGGCTAGCTTGCTTGGCGGTTGTCAGCCCAAAAGATAAACAAACTAAAGAATTTAAACGATTAACTGATGTTCATTGGTTTTAGCGTAAATTATCCTTATGAACGACCCTCCCTTTTATGAGGACCGTTGTCCCAAGGTCTGCTTCGATCGTTTCTGTCTTATATAGTGGGGTAAGTTTATTTCCCAGACGTTTGTTCAACTTGACTAGGACGGTTTCTCCCACGTCAAAAGTTCTGTCTCGTCTTGTTTCGTTTATCCTTCTTAGCTGTATCTCCTGAGCTTCTTTAACTTTTCCTTTGATTTTATGTGCCAATTCGGGAGAAATTGAATGAATGATGTCGATCGGTCTTTTATCTGTCACTGAATGAACTGTTTTGTTGTATTCTATAGTTGCCTGAAGTATGAGGTTGACCGTATCACTCATGCCTCTTTCAAGTTTCAGGCAGCGTGCTATTTCTAAAAGTGTGCTGTGAAACCTTTCCACCTGCCCATTTGAAGTACTATGGAGTGGTGGTGCGTTTGCTATCTCAACACCAAATCTATTTGAAACAAGTGACCTGATTGACTGGGAATTTATAGACGGTTCATTGTCACAAAATATTGTCTTTGAATGAGGATAGAAGTTCATCAATTGCATTATTGCAGGTTCTATATCAGTTATTGTTCGAGAAACTATGGGTTGCACAATAGcaaatttagaaaatttatcAATACAGGTCAAAAAGTACTTTCTGTCTGTGGAGAAAATATCAATGTGCAAGGTCTCGCCTACGTGTGAAGGAATAGGTGTTGTGCCAAGATTTTGCTTCTGCGGATGGCGGTCGTATTTGGCTTTTTGACAAACCAAGCAGTTAACTACAAAACTAGCGGCTAATTGTGACATTTTAGGGAAAAAGTAAGACTGAAGAATTTGTTTTACATTTTCCTGCGCGGCCCTGTGCGCTCTGTTGTGCTCCGTAGCTACTATTTCTTTTTGCTCTGCGATATTATAAATGTCAATgaccattttttttgtgtgtcgaAAAGTTGTTGCTGGGAACTCATCTACGAGACTGTTTTGAATGAAAGCAAGTACGGGTAATTCGCAGTGTAGTGCATTTACAACATCTTGCTTGACCACATCACGAATTCTCTCTAGTAAAGATTCCTTgttcaaaaattgtataatatgCCTTGACTTTCttccaaaaataacaaagGAGCGGGTAAAGTCTGCTGTACCTTCTTCTATAACTATCTGGTTTCTGAAACAGTTGACAGGCTTGTCAATTGTTTCGATGGTATATGTCAGTGAAATTTCGCTATGTATTGTTGCGTTGTCTGACTGGGGGTCGTTTTCTAAAACATGAATGGCCTGCCTGGATAGTGCATCGGCAACATAATTTTCTTTCCCTGGCTTATAGAAAATTTGAGCATTATGCTCGTCTATAAATGCCTTCCACCTTTTGATTTTAGCATTTGGGTTCCTATCCGATACGGCGAATGTTAACGGTTGGTGATCGGTATAAATGTTTAAGTTTTTGACACCATACAGATAGTTCCTAAGAGACTTTAAGGCCCAAACGATGGCCAAAAGTTCTCGCTCATTTGTCGCGAAATTAAGCTCTCTATCCTGTAACGTTCTCGAAATCATTGTAATAGGCTTGCCATCCTGAGAAAGGACTGCCCCCAGGCCCAGAGCCGAAGCGTCCGTAGTTAAGTCAAAGGGTTTCTTGTAATCGGGATACAGTAACATCACATTTTCAGAAACAAGGACATTCTTAAGCTTCTCAAAAGCGAAACATTGTTTTTCATCAAAGCTAATTGGAATCTTTTTAGACTGGCTGGCGGAAATTTTTCCGTTTTCTCCCTTCAAAATATCAGTCAGGGGTTTAGCAACTGAGGCAAAGTCCTTGATGAAGCAGCGGTTATAGCTTGCCAAACCTAAGAATGATCGAACACTGAACAAATTTGTGggttgtttataatttttgataGCATCTACTTTACTAGGACTGGTTGTAATACCTCCGCTAGATACCGTGAATCCTAGATATTCTacgctttctttaaaaaaaaaagatttttcttTAGAGACCCTCATGTTGGCCTCAAACAGTTTATCTAGTACCCAAGCAATGTTATTCACGTGGTCCTCCATATCTTTAGAAAAAATGATCACGTCATCAACGTAAACATAACAAGACTTTCCTATTTGGTCCCTAAGAACATCATCTATGGCACGTTAAAAAATACTTGGTGCATTTTTAAGACCAAACGGCAATCTGCAAAACtcatattttccatttccaattgaaaaggctgttttttcCCTATCCCTTTCCGCCAGCAGGATTTGATGGAATCCCGATTTGAGGTCGAGGGTCGTAAAAAACTtagcttttcccaaatttgacaGGATGGATACTACATTTGGTATAGGGTACTTGTCGTCGACGGTTTTTAAGTTAAGCTTcctaaaatcaatgaccaacCTTTTTTTCGTATTTCCCATTTCATCTGTACCTTTTTTATCGACTACCCAAACAGGATTATTGTAAGGTGACGTCGAAGGCCTGATAATTCCGTCCTTTAAGAAGTTTTTTGTCTCCTCATTTACAAAATCTCTTCCTCCTAAGGGGTACGGATAAAGTTTTGAGTAAACGGGTTGATCGTCTTCGGTACGTATTGTGGCAATAATATTGGTATTATACGGCAGTGCTTCTTCCAGTTCTGCGAAGACAGCCATTCGGTCTCTAAGCATTGTGTGAAATTTATTGGATATCTGGTCTGGTACCACAATGTCATTGATATTGGTGAAATTTACACCATTACAcctcaaaaatttaattggttCGACTTCATTGTTGATTTTTAGAGTTTTGGTTCTAAAATCTAGGATTGCGTTTTTCTGGGTTAGTAAGTCAAGTCCTATTATGGCGTCAAAACTAGAAAGGTCCGGGAGAATGAAGAAGGGAACATCTGTATTAAAAAGATTAATAAAGCATTTATATTTTACGGTATTGCAACCATGTAAAGATTTTACTGTGAACTCTTTTTCTACCGGCGTGGTGTATTTTAGTTCAGAAAGGGGCTGTATGTAGTTTTTTGAAGCCCCGGTGTCGATGAAAAGTTTTATGGTTCGCCCTGCTATTTTTCTCTCTATGTACGGTAGCTGGGACCTGTGGCTTAAAAAATGAACATGATCATAACCTGTCAGCTCGTCTTCAAAATCTTCAACTGTCGCTTCAGCCTCCTGATGATAATCGTCGGCGTCTTCCCTACCTTGACCTTCCCCATGAGCTAAGTGATTAATCCTTTGTTGTTTTGGTCCTGTAAACCTTGCAGTGCCACTATTTGGTCTCTTTGATGGCTGTGCATAATTGGTGTATGATTGATCCTGACGTGCGTTCTGTTGTTGAATTTGCCACGCGTTTTGATTGTGCATTGGccatgtatttttttgttcagttgGCCAAACATTTTGTTGAGGAGGtggccaaaaatttccctgAGTCGGAAAAGGTGCTTGCCTAATTTGATCTTGACCCGTTCGAATAGTGCGCATAGAAACATCATGATTCATTGACTGGATGCGACCTTGCCTTTCCTGGCTACCGTAAGTGAAATaagggttttgtttttgtatggGCATAAGTGAATTTCTATCCCTATCGTTGTGTCTATGATCGGTTCTCTGACCTCTGTCTCCTCAGTTTTTGACCTCAGGGTCAGTTTTTTTTCGACCTCTTCGTAGAATTCAGTAAGCGTCATGTCACCCTGCCGTAATGTTGATAGCTCCTGTTCAATTAGATAGACCGGTTTTTTGTCGGCATATGTAAAATCAAGACGACTGATCATTGCTTTGAAGTTTAATGGTGTATTAAAAGAAGCCAACACAGTGTTTGCTGagccttttattttatttcgcaTAATGCCAAGAGCTTGGTAGTATGTTGAACTGCCCtcgtatttttcaaaaactttaaaagcgACATGAGCCGCTTTCCTCCACGACACATATGTTTCACATTTGCCCTCAAAGTCTGGCAGAGACTTTATTATATCTAAGGGTTCCTTACACACAACACCTTCTATGATCTCGGTATCTGTATAAGTTTCCACCTCTGGGGTTTCGACTGTAAACTTTTGTATCTGCTCACTAATCTcctgtaattttttttcaaatgatTGTTTTTGAACTGCGAGCGCACCGGCAACAGCACTTTCGACGATCGTTTTTAACTGAGCTTCACTTAACTCCATATTGCTAACTCTATTTGTTTTTGACCACCAATTATTTCCTGACGAGCTGCTTTCTTTTGCACTGTCTAACCGCCTTGCCTGATGCACTGACCACTTATTCAAACTTAACAAGAGGTCGTCTAAAACAATTTCACTGTCGCTCATGTGTTTTTGTCGTCAATTCTCTTTGCACGGATAATATAATATTGATGAAAATGTAATAAGAAATAGGAGAATTTTTGAATCATTCAATATGCGTTATACTTACAATAAAtttagatgatttatattacaatGGATTGCTTAACAATATTTTCTTATACCATATAAATAAGTGCGCTTAACTGTTTATCCTTTTGtactattttatattttatgaaaactAGGTTGCTGAAGTTAAAGAGTAGCCGCTGCTGCCGTTGTTATTTCTGGTTGctacatttatttaattgcatttaGTCCGTTTTAGAAAGAGATTTGCAAAGTTTTCGCTATTCACTCTATCTTTTTTTATGTGTCTTTATTATACCGGCGTTTCATCGAGTTTGGTtggtataatttattttaaattagttagTTGTCGTAGGCTCGAAAATCCATTTGGGCGCCAATTAAGATGTTTTAGTTTATGTTTCTTAATAGGTTTTATTTATTCGGTCCGCTGTCTAGCGTGCCCgattaattatataataattatccACGTGGGTTTGTGAGTTGAGATTTTATTGATGACCGGTGACGACCGGTGCATGTGATCTCCAAATATCGACTGACCGTACAGAAAATGTTCTTATCTCTAATGCAAAATCTATTAACGAAAACAAAGTACCGAAATGTTCTTAATAAGAACTTCTTATCTCTAAAGCTCGCCTTACTACTACCCAAGTTCATTGCGGTCGGGTCTTACGACTATATGTTCAAAtatgttatattattatatatcagatttaaacttaaatttgcagCCGGGTGATTGTGTTAActtatattcttgatcaggatcacctgagttgatatgagcatgtccgtctgtccgtcggtagGGTGACCAGGCCACAGTGGTTGGGCTTGTATTAAGCCGCGGCCATAAGTACTTCTAGTTCAGATATTGTAACGAAATTTAcaccaaaattcaaaaaaaaaatatttgaaatgcaTAGTAAAAAAATTGGCCATATCGtacgactatatcatatagctgccataggaaCGATAggatggaaaatttttttgtttttcacttccctctctttctttcaagcggtcgtgttttttttgtgcgcactgcgttttgtTACAAATATtagtaaaccggtgtttacatacttgtgaattaaatcttgtgaatcttaacaatcttaaagcctaaaccgtatcgcttcgcgagtgctgtggtatatttggagtcgaattaataatttgccaaaattctattccaagcatagctcagctctgcttcttccccggcttatctatatttctgcatttctctttggaactctttcaaagctcccgcttcggcttcttgtttggcacagtggttcaaggtattgtgttttttaactttttaaatatttatttttgttttattgattaaaaaaaaataaaataaataaataaaatggaatttaaactggtctgtgccattaagtcttgtaacaagacaatttccacatcccagcctagcatccattgctggttatgtgaaaacgtcgtgcacgtcAAGTGTGCTGGgatcactgcctcagtttcggatgccatttcccgttgGTCTGGTATAcactattgttgtgaaaattgtcgtgctgtccaaggcgaaatgaggtcgttcatgagacagaccaaatatggatttaaagagctgatcactggttttcgtaaaatcaatgaacagctctgtgcgcttgacactcagtttagtggccttcagctacTAACGGAGAAACCTTAagctaagcgtaagaaatccgctgcttgtgatccgcctcagtCTACTCAGCCGTCAATAATGCAGCCCCttgccaccccaagggctagaactgagaacaattcgccgtccgaatttctcatggaaaatgagcaattgtctgagcAAATGTCCTCTGTTGAATCCTCTCTTTTTGTTgaatcagtggtcggcaggtGCAAGTAAATCAAACCCCCgtcagagtcacccaaaagggtattccaaagtccggaccaccggcaccgactgatgctgcagttctcgtacctgcgacaccaaaacccttacaggtgattcatccatcgaaacatatatttgtttctcggcttgcccctgatacttccgAAATGGATATCTCGGcgtatatcaaagccaaaacaaaagccgatataaaagTGGAGGAcgtaactaaatttaaatataattatacacggcgcacgtcttctttcaagattcgtgtgcccgcgatgatgttcaagacgatttgttctcccagtttttggccagagaatcttttcgtccaagaacaccAGCCTActtccgtgaagaaaaaagttaaaaaaccagcgggagtgagacttcccaatattgGAACctctgaccaaccctccacctcttctttggctactaacccaaaaaacgagtttcctcattaactcttacctatcagaatactagggggctacgtagcaaactccccaagctatattctgatagttctttctttgcatcccatataatagcatttacagaaacttggttaagtccggagatctttagctccgaagtttttccaagtaagtacaccacttttagacgggatcgatctcaacgaagaggaggtggagtcctcatttcggtagactctactcttgcttctgaagaggtgaaatcccatgagtttggtgacatagaatttatttgcgttaaaatcactatgtccgttaaagctttttacattacatgttcatatatacctcctatgtctgaaccgcctacaaattggcagcatttgtccgccattcgatacggctctaatcttatgacgggtCGTGACCAaatcgtagcggtgggcgactttaatatcccagaattaaagtggtccaacgtcgataactcaccatctttgtcacttataacttatcATGACTTCAcggcgggcatgtttgacatgtccctaggtcagatcaatcatgttagaaattcgctaggttggcttttagacttgtgttttgtatctgatcctgatggtactgctctctccagagtttttcccctttcatccccaaaggatccatatcaccccacactggaggtcttaatcgaaaccactcctgatatcgatcagatgtctccgagcgtggtaaataagattcgctgtttccgtaaagctgattttcagaaacttaatacccttattgatacatttgactggtctgatattctggcgtgcactgatcttaatgtcactttagaaaaattttattttactttaaatacattttttgactcatgtgtgccttggaaatatccgtccgcttcaacaaatcctccttggtttacaaggtgccttactaacttaaaaaataacaagaaaggaaagctaacttcgggcggagccgaagttgatatacccttgcagaatattttacaaattataaTTCCAAAATCAAGCACATGATGCCTTCTTAATACTAATACTCTTTTGAACTAGACATATCTCCCTTTTCAGCGTCTTGTATAAGCTAAACGGTCATAAAAGTTACGGTTGAGTTTACAACCCTTTACTTTTTAGATaattctcaaatttttgtttaaagaaATCCTTGGGATTATCCCATTAAAACCTAGTAAACAGGTAATATCAGGTAAACCGTAAATTGGGAATTTAATGAACACGTGCAAGGGACAAAAATTGTGCCAAAGACTATAATTGCGCAACCGGTAACGCAGGTATGAGTGCAATGTGCGAAGCGACTTTGTAACTGTATATATAATAACAGGTAATACCTTATTTCTGATTGGTAGAACCCAAGAATTACCAAATACCAACCAAAtattaaaaccaaaattaatGACTATACATAAATTGCAAAAACAGGTAGGTCAGGTACATAAAAAAACGTGgatttttattgccttttttaAAAGAGGTCAAAATAGGGAACAATAAAGGGGTCAAGGGataatacttttttgttttgggatATTACCTAAATTGGCTATATATTCAGAAATCCTAAAATACTTAGATCAGTCAATGAACAAAATTTATCGAGTGACGACGTTACTCTGTCAGAAAGTATTTTTACAAGTGCAAAAATTTTAACAGTGCGGAAGTATTCTTTTACCAgtgcaaaatttaaatagtGCGGAAGTATTTTTTTACCAGTGCAAAATTTAACGCGAGAAATCAAAGTGTGTTTTTTACTCGtgatataaaattataaattaagagtACGTTAATAGCGTGCTAAAGAttgttttgaaaaacaaaccttggtaagtttatttttctaaaaactctttaacttTCCAAATATTGTAAAGTCCAATAATCCCTGAGGACGAAATTCCACGTAAGgtgatttttatataaatttcataattttaattttttatacagCACTATAAAAGAATGCCTCGCGTGTCACGTTTGTCCCAGGAGCAACGCCGGCAAGCTGCTTTAAGCCGCAGCAGAGCCCGCTATGAACGAAATGCATCCCAAATTCGAACTCGGAACTCTCAACATATCGCCAATGTCCGCGACAATAATCCAAACTTCCGGGAGGAAAGTCGTGCTCAGGATTCCACTGCACGTGCGCAGCGAAGAAGAAGCGAAAGGGTTCGGAACCTTGAACGGATTCGGGACGCACAAGCGCATTCAACTCGTCGGGAGAACTCTGAGGAGCGACGACGagagcagttgcgaaacaCTGCTGAGCACTCTATTCGGAGGACTGTTCCGGAACTTCGAATTTCTGAACGCATTCGGGACATGGATGCACACACGATCCGTCGAGAGGACCCCGAGGAGCGACGACGagagcagttgcgaaacactgctgagcactctactcggaggactattccggaacTTCGAATTCCGGAACGCATTCGGGACATGGATGCACACGCGATCCGTCGAGAGGACCCCGAGGAGCGACGACGagagcagttgcgaaacactgctgaacactctactcggaggactattccggaacTTCGAATTCCGGAACGCATTCGGGACATGGATGCACACGCGATCCGTCGAGAGGACCCCGAGGAGCGACGACGagagcagttgcgaaacactgctgaacactctactcggaggactattccggagtttAGAATTCCGGAAATACTGCTGAGCATGCCTCCCGGAGGACAAATCCGGAATTTCGAATTTCAGAGCGGAttcgggacgccgcagcgcgaGCTGCTCATCGCAAGGACTTAGAGGAACGAGCCAGAGAACAGGAAAGGAATACTGAAGATCATCGACAGCGACGAAGGGATTCTGAGGACAGACAGCGAGAACGGGAGAGGGACGCCAACAACCGGAGAGCAACCAGAAGAAATCCCATCGCAAGAACACAGGAGCAACGGATAAACACATCACAACGCCGGGAAACACGACAACAGCGGAGGATTCGGGAAGAACAAATTCGGCAAATGGCAGAGGAACGATTAATAAACTTCAGGATGGATCCCCAAAATCGACTGGATGCCTCCCAAAGGCAGTCGCAACGCAATATGGACGCAAGAGCTCAACTTTCGGAGGACGAACTGGATCAGGAACGAGAACAACAGCGAAATAGGATTCGAGCAACAGCAAGGGATCTTTATCACAGGAACATAAAGGAAGGACCAACggaaatttgtatttgctgtGGAGGAACATGGTTCCGTTCGCAGGTAAGTGGATTATACATCCTGGCTATCTCCTCTAAATTTCCCCTCCTTAACGTTGGCAACGCTTTTTATTTGTCACGAAAATTTCCTAGTCCGTCCGGTAAATATGACTTTTGCCATACTTGTCGTCGTGCCATCTCTCTTGGCAAACTCCCGTCACTCTGCCTTTCTAATGGGTTCGACTTCCCAGAAATTCCTGAGTGCTTGAATGGACTCACCTGCCTCGAAGAACGCCTTATTTCGCCGAGAATTCCTTTTATGAGGATTATTTCCCTCGGCTATGAAAGGCAATGCGGAATCAGAGGGGCAGTAGTGAACGTTCCAATTTCAGTTCCTGATATTGTGACTGCGCTTCCGCGCTCTTTCGACTCTACTCATGTCATCCAAGTCCATTTAAAAAGGAGACTAGAGTACGctcacaatttcatgactgaaACTATTCGACCCGCTCGGGTCCTTGAAGCTGTACGGTACTTAGTGAATACCGAGCTCTACAGAAAGCACAACATTTCACTGAACGAATCATGGCTAGCAGGACTTCAAGGAATTAATGAAATTCCTTTTATTGCGGATGAATCTGATCGCGAAGCAGTAGAGCAACTtcttcagcagcaacaccTATCCCAAAATGCTGCAGAGCtcgaagaaaatttaaatcccggaggccatgaaacattattggaaaataatgaTACTGCAATTCAGCGCATTGCATTGGCACCGGGTGAAGGCCGTCGCCCAACAAGCTTAACGCTTGACGAAGACGCAGAGGAACTTTCCTTTCCAACTATTTCTTGcggagaaatatttaaaggaaagaCAACCTATGCAAAAAAAGCCAGATCTCAAATCCGATTTTACGACCGTCGCTGCGCTGTAGTTCCTAAAgttttatacatgtataaattTTACGAAATGCAGCGCATCCAAAATTCGATTTCAATTGCTTTACGCAAAAAGTCAGGTGCAGTTACCGCTGGTAATCTGCGGGATGAGTCATTTGTTGACAGACTTGTTCAACATGATGATGGCTACCACATCCTTAAAGGCTTACGGTCTGCACCAGCTCATTGggaggctgaaaaaaaaaaagttattgctATGATTCGACAATTTGGGTTGCCAACCTTTTTCATTACTCTTTCCGCTGCTGAAACTAAGTGGAATGAACTTTTAGTTATCCTTTCCCTTCTATTGGACAATAGGGCTATAAGCGAGGAAGAAGCGGCAGCTCTTTCCAGCTCCGAAAAGGCTCGGttaatccgatccgatccagtGACGTGCTCCCGGAACTTC
This region of Drosophila bipectinata strain 14024-0381.07 chromosome 2L, DbipHiC1v2, whole genome shotgun sequence genomic DNA includes:
- the LOC138925881 gene encoding arginine and glutamate-rich protein 1-B-like — translated: MSEPPTNWQHLSAIRYGSNLMTGRDQIVAVGDFNIPELKWSNVDNSPSLSLITYHDFTAGMFDMSLGQINHHYKRMPRVSRLSQEQRRQAALSRSRARYERNASQIRTRNSQHIANVRDNNPNFREESRAQDSTARAQRRRSERVRNLERIRDAQAHSTRRENSEERRREQLRNTAEHSIRRTVPELRISERIRDMDAHTIRREDPEERRREQLRNTAEHSTRRTIPELRIPERIRDMDAHAIRREDPEERRREQLRNTAEHSTRRTIPELRIPERIRDMDAHAIRREDPEERRREQLRNTAEHSTRRTIPEFRIPEILLSMPPGGQIRNFEFQSGFGTPQRELLIART